CCGCTCAGGGTTCCACGGGACCGGCCCGGATATCAGAGGCCGTAGGTCTCCAGCAGCCGCAGCCAGACCTCGCTGACCGTCGGGAACGACGGGACGGCGTGCCACAGCCGGTCGAGCGGCACCTCACCGGCGATGGCCACCGTGGCCGAGTGCAGCAGCTCCTGCACGCCAGGACCGACGAAGGTCGCGCCGACCACGACCCG
This window of the Actinomycetota bacterium genome carries:
- a CDS encoding pyridine nucleotide-disulfide oxidoreductase, with the translated sequence RVVVGATFVGPGVQELLHSATVAIAGEVPLDRLWHAVPSFPTVSEVWLRLLETYGL